In Candidatus Methylomirabilota bacterium, the sequence GAGCAGCTCGGCGTTGGCCGGATCGGCCGCGATCCAGCGCTCGACCGAGGCGGTCTCCGCCGGGCTAGCCTCGCCGCTCAGGTAGCGCGCGAGGGTCAGCGAGTCAGGAGGACTGATCTGGTCAGCCACAGAAGGGCACGCGTTTCCTGGTCACACCCGGAGAACGCACGCCGAGGGCGGGAACCCTTACAGAGGAGGGAGCGTCGAGCGGCTAGAGGCCCGGCGCGGTCAACCGCGCCAGCTTGCGAGGCGCTCGCGCAGGACCGTAAGCGCTCGACCCATCTGTACTTCCACGGTCTTCACCGAGATGCCCATCGCCTGCGCGACTTCAGCGTAGCTCAGGTGATGGTACCGGTTCAGGCAGAACACTTCGCGACAGCGCTCGGGGAGCTGGTTCACCGCTAACTCAATGGCGTCCTCGACCTCGCTCGCCCGCGCTCGCTCGTCCGCCCAAGCGGGCGACTGCGATCGCAAGCCGCCGTCTGCCGCACCGCAGACCCGTTCCCGGAACCGCGTCTCCACCCGCTGATGGCGAACATAACTGATCGCACGATTCCGGGCGGCGCGGAACAGGTAGATGTTCAACGGGACCGCCACTTCCCACTCGTGGCGTTGCTCCCAGATGCGCAGGAACAAGTCCTGGATGACCTCCTCCGCGGCTTCACGTGACCGCAAAAAGCGTTGGAGGAACGCCCCGAGGTCGTTCTTGTACGCCCGGAACATCGCCTCGAACGCCGACACGTCGCCGGTCCGAATGCGCTCGACCCAAAGGCGGTCGCGCGCCGCGACCTGCTCGACCGGAGACGACGCCGCGCGGCCGGAAGGGAGCGTCACCGAAGGCCTCGAGTGGGATGCGGGTGCATGCGTGAGAGTACCGCGCGTGGAGCCGGTCGTCAAACGGCGGTTCGCTGGCGTGGTACGGGGAGCGCAATGGTCAGCACGGTGCCTCGCCCGACGGCGGACTCGACGGTCACGTCGCCGCGGAATATCTCCTGGGCCAAGTTGCGCACCAGGGATAAACCAATGCCGCATCCTTCGCCGCCTTGCTTCGTGGTGAAGCCGGGCTCGAAGATCCGCTCGAGATGCCCCGGCCGGACTCCCACGCCCCCGTCTCGCACGAGCAGCCGCAGCATCTCACCGTCGCGTTCCAGTTTCACCCATACCGGGAGACTACGCCCGTGTGACGCCGCGACCGCGTTGCGGATGAGGTTGGCGAGAATCCGGTAAAGCGCGTTCGGGTCGCCCCGGAGGAAGACCGGGCCGAGGGCGATCTCGTCTTGCAGCACCACACCCCGTTTGCGTGCCAGCGGGCGCTCGAGCGTCACACAAGAGCGTACCACCTCCGCCGCGTCGAACCGCTCCGAGGAGGCTGCGGCGCCGCGGGCGCGATCCTGGATCGCCCGGAGATACGCCACCGCCCGCTCCATTCCGCCCGTCACATTGCCCAGCTCTTCCAGCAGCAGAGGCCGGAGCCTCGTGTCCAAGCCATGCTCGTCGCCGAGCAAGTCGCGGCAGAGCTCGATCGACGCCAGCGCGGCGGTCAGCGGACTCGCCACCTCGTGCGCGATCACGCTGGGCCG encodes:
- a CDS encoding HAMP domain-containing sensor histidine kinase, which codes for RPSVIAHEVASPLTAALASIELCRDLLGDEHGLDTRLRPLLLEELGNVTGGMERAVAYLRAIQDRARGAAASSERFDAAEVVRSCVTLERPLARKRGVVLQDEIALGPVFLRGDPNALYRILANLIRNAVAASHGRSLPVWVKLERDGEMLRLLVRDGGVGVRPGHLERIFEPGFTTKQGGEGCGIGLSLVRNLAQEIFRGDVTVESAVGRGTVLTIALPVPRQRTAV
- a CDS encoding RNA polymerase sigma-70 factor, producing MTLPSGRAASSPVEQVAARDRLWVERIRTGDVSAFEAMFRAYKNDLGAFLQRFLRSREAAEEVIQDLFLRIWEQRHEWEVAVPLNIYLFRAARNRAISYVRHQRVETRFRERVCGAADGGLRSQSPAWADERARASEVEDAIELAVNQLPERCREVFCLNRYHHLSYAEVAQAMGISVKTVEVQMGRALTVLRERLASWRG